GCAGCCCGATTGGTGAGGGCTCATAATCAGTGGGGGATGAAGAAAACCCCCACTGATTAAAGTTTCACTTTATGATTTCCTTTGTGTCCGTGATTCGAAGGTGATGGAATGTTAAAGGTTGTAGCGCGCTCTCTAATAGACGCCCCTTGTTCATTCATATAATGGAGTGCGTCTAGTTGATACTAAAAAGTGTATGATGTATAGCTTTTTTAAACGCTTTTTCTCCGTGAAATGGATACGATAGAATCTATGTTCGAAAGACAGGGGGGGGGTAGAATTTGTAATATTTTTTGGCTTTCTTTGCCATTCAAATAACGTTTTCCGGTTTCTATTTTCTCTTCAACTGTAAATTTACTTATAAGAAAAAACACCCCAATGGTTAGACTGTGTCTAACCATTGGGGTGCACTCCACATTTGGGAGTTCCAAATGAGGGGAAAAGGAAAAATGTTTAAAACTTGTTGAGGGGATGATGATATCTTCTCATAAAAACATTGTGTAGAACACTACAAAACTTTCCTTTTACAAAAGAAAAAATAAAATGTATTCTATTCATTTACTGTGATAAAATCTAAGTTCGCATATAGGTTATTTAAAATCAACAATTAAGATATCTAATTGAGAAAAATGTTTTAGTCAATCTCAGCACTGTTATCAGTTCCCGACAGAATACTTCCACTTCAAAGAATGTGTAGAGCATAGCCTAATGAGTAAGTGGGAGAGAAATGTCGATTGGTATTAGCCAACATCTTTGCTATAGAACGAATTCAAGCGTGGTTGCTTGTTGGGTAAATAGAACTTGCCTGGTGGCTGTCGTTCGCCTACACCATTCGAAAGTCGCAGAAAGGATAAACTATCAAATCTGTGGCACGAAAACCAAGTGTCAGACCAAAAACAAGACGGCAAATACCATGCGAATTTCGTATTAACCGTAGGAATTACGGGGATAGTCTACTAAATAACCGATGGGTACATCGGTGTTCGTAGGAACCTTCCACTTCAAGCGTTAGTTAAGTGGGGGGGAGTTCAAAAAAGTATCATTTAACTGGCAAAGAATAATATGTTATAGGAGGGGAAAAATATGAAGTTTTTTTTAATCCTTTTTGGAATTTTTCTTATTGCTATAGCTTTAATGTTTGGTGGAATTGCTTCTGTTATAAAAGTGGTAAAGCGGTATTTGCTAAGTTCTAAATAATATTTTGTAGGTAATAGAAAAGAGAGATGATTGCTTTTAAAAGTGAAGCTCTCTTTTTTTATGAAAGCAGTTTATAATATGCGATGATATAGAATGTTATAGAGTGATATAGTTCTATATAGAGTAAAACGGGGGAATTGTATGGTGTGTATTCTTTGCACCAGGCCCCTTGAGATGACGGTTTTTATTAAACTAGATTTTCGAAAAGAATTCTCCCACTTCAAGGAATTTGAAGGGCAATAGCCGAGTATGGATCGAATCGGTGAGAAAGCAGTTCCAAAAGATGTAGATAAAACAGAAGAGAACGGGATGGATAAGTCATACGATTTAAGTCAATTTAAAGGAAAAAAGTAAAACTACAGTTTAGAGTCATGTAAATGATATAGTCATAAAAATCTCCTTCCTCTCATACAGTGAAATTAACAAGGCTTGTCTAAAAGAAAGGAAGGAAGAAAAGTGGAAACTTTACCATGGTGGATTTATCTTGTTATTATTGGGATTGTTGTAAGTGGCTATATGGTTTTATATACTTCCAAAAAAGAGCAAGAAATAGATAATGAATTCATCGAAAAAGAAGGCGAAGTATATATGAAGCGTTTAGAAGAAGAGCGTGAGAGACGTAATCAAGAAAGTGATAAGGATTCTGTGTTACTATAAGCGTAAGTGGATAACGAATAGGTTATCCACTTTTTTCATGAGCCTAAAAGATGCAAGATATTCGGTGAAATCAGACAGAAAAAGATGTGAATTTTTTATGGACTAGCTATACTATAAAGATAGAGAGGAAGGTAGAACGAAAATGGAATTTCATGAACAAAAAATTTTACCAGCAGTAAGGCAAATTAAAGATTTAGAAAAGCTTGTGCATAGTTCTTATGAGTATATTGTCATTTTAGATATTCATATTGGACAATTGAAAAGTGTTGTGAAACTAGCGAAGCAATATGAGAAAAAGGTATTTTTACATGTTGATTTAATTCATGGATTGCAAAGCGATGGTCATGCGACAGAGTTTTTATGTCAAGAGTATAAGCCGTACGGGCTTTTATCGACGAAGGCAAGTGTGATTATGAAGGCGAAGCAAAAAGGCGTTGTAGCAATTCAGCGCATCTTTTTAATCGATTCAAGTGCGATGGAAAAAAGCTGTCATTTGTTAGGAAAAACAAAACCGGATTATATCGAAGTGCTTCCAGGGGCTTTAACAGATATGATTGCAGAAGTAAGAGACCGCACCGGAATCCCGATTTTAGCCGGTGGTTTTATTCGTACAGTAGCTGATGTGGAAAGAGCTTTAGAGGCTGGTGCGACAGCGATCACAACATCGAAAAAAGAACTATGGAAACATTTCCAAAAAAAGTGACGAAAATGTGAAAGAAATTGATTGACACCGCTTTCATTTGCAGTTAACATTATAAATAAGTTAATAAACGTGACGGAGAAAAGAAGAGATCCACATTTTATTGTTTCTATATTTTTATATAGAGGCATGTAGGCTGTGGATTTTTTCTTTTGAAAAAACGAATGGCCATTCATTTTCTCTCCTTCACATTGTAAGCGTTTAATTTGATTGTGGAGGGATTTTATGTCAGCATTTTTAGGAGAGTTAATAGGGACAGCGTTATTAATCGTTCTTGGTGGCGGTGTTTGTGCTGGTGTAAGTTTAAAGAAATCGTTTGCTAAGGATTCTGGCTGGATTGTAATTACAATGGGGTGGGGCTTAGCCGTTGCAGTAGCAGCATATGCTGTTGGATCTATTAGTGGAGCACATTTGAACCCTGCCTTAACAATAGGACTAGCGTTTAAGGGAACGTTCCCATGGAGCGATGTTCCAGGATATATCGTAGCACAAATGATTGGGGCAATAATCGGTGCTGTTATCGTATATTTACATTACTTACCACATTGGAAAGAAACGGAAGATCCAGGGGCAAAGTTAGGTGTGTTTGCAACAGGACCAGCAATTCCAAACACATTTGCAAACCTTCTAAGTGAAATGATTGGTACATTCGTTTTAGTATTTGGTATATTAGCAATTGGTGCAAATAAATTTGCAGATGGCTTAAACCCATTTATCGTAGGATTCTTAATTGTAAGTATTGGTTTATCATTAGGTGGAACAACGGGATATGCGATTAACCCAGCGCGTGATTTGGGACCTCGTATTGCACATTTCTTTCTTCCAATTGCAGGAAAAGGCGGATCGAATTGGAAGTATGCATGGATTCCAGTTGTAGGCCCGATTTTAGGCGGATCACTTGCAGGTGTATTTCATCAAGTTGTATTTGAAGAAAAGCAAAATGCAGCACTTATATATGTGGTGATTGCAACGGTTATTATACTAGCACTTTCTTATATAGCAGGTAAAAAGAATAGAAACGATACAAATAGTAGAAAAGTAGCATAAGGGGGAAGTAAATATGGAAACATATATTCTTTCATTAGATCAAGGTACAACAAGTTCACGTGCCATTCTGTTTAATAAAAAAGGAGAAATTGTTCATTCTGCTCAAAAAGAATTTACACAATATTTTCCAAAGCCAGGTTGGGTAGAACATAATGCACAAGAGATTTGGGGGTCCATTCTAGCGGTTATCGCAACTTGCTTAAGTGAAGCGGATGTGAAGCCAGAACAAATCGCTGGTATTGGGATTACAAACCAACGTGAAACAGCAGTTGTTTGGGAGAAAGCAACCGGGAAACCAGTTTATAATGCAATTGTATGGCAATCTCGTCAAACAGCTGAAATTTGTGAAGAGTTAAAAGAAAAAGGCTATGGCGATATGGTTCGCGAAAAAACAGGTCTTTTAATTGATGCATATTTCTCAGGTACGAAAGTAAAGTGGATTTTAGATAACGTTGAAGGTGCAAGAGAAAAAGCAGAGCGCGGTGAATTATTATTCGGTACAATTGATACATGGCTTGTATGGAAATTGTCTGGTGGTAAAGCACACGTAACAGATTATTCAAATGCATCACGCACATTAATGTTCAATATTCATGACTTAAAATGGGATGATGAATTATTAGAAATACTAACAGTACCAAAGAGCATGTTACCAGAAGTACGTCCATCATCTGAAGTATACGGTCATACAGTTGATTATCATTTCTTCTCTCAAAATGTACCGATTGCTGGTGTGGCAGGTGACCAACAAGCAGCGTTATTTGGGCAAGCGTGCTTCAGTGAAGGGATGGCGAAAAACACATACGGAACAGGTTGCTTCATGTTAATGAATACAGGTGAAACAGCAGTTAACTCTAATCACGGTCTATTAACAACAATTGCGTGGGGGTTAAATGGTAAAGTAAATTATGCATTAGAAGGAAGTATTTTCGTAGCTGGTTCAGCAATCCAGTGGTTACGAGATGGCATGCGTATGGTTAATGATGCAAGTGAGAGTGAGGAGTATGCATCACGCGTGGAATCAACGGACGGTGTATACGTTGTACCAGCATTTGTAGGACTTGGAACGCCGTATTGGGACAGTGAAGTACGCGGAGCTGTGTTTGGTGTAACGCGCGGTACAACGAAAGAGCACTTCATTCGTGCAACATTAGAATCATTAGGATATCAAACAAGAGATGTATTATGTGCAATGGAAGCAGATTCTGGCATTGAGTTGAAAACGTTACGCGTTGATGGCGGTGCAGTGAAAAATAACTTCTTAATGCAGTTCCAAAGCGATATGTTACAGGTTCCTGTAGAGCGTCCAATGATTAGTGAAACGACAGCTTTAGGGGCTGCATATTTAGCAGGTCTAGCTGTTGGATATTGGGAAAGTCAAGAAGAAATTAAAGCGCAGTGGGATATGGATCGAAGCTTTACACCAGAAATGGAGAAAGAAAGAAGCGAAGAGCTCTATTCTGGATGGAAAAAAGCAATTGAAGCAACAAAAGCTTTTAAATAATCATAAACAGTGTTATAATGATGGTAAGTTAATAATTCGGTAGGAGATATGGAGAGACCATGACACGCTATAGAGCGATTTCTATAGTGGTGTTTGTGGTCTCTTTTTTTCGTATCAAAGGGAGGAATTACCATGAATTTTTCAAGTAAACAACGTAAAGACGTATTAAAAGAAGTTCATAAACAAGAGTTAGATTTAATTGTAATTGGTGGTGGTATTACCGGTTCTGGTATCGCATTAGATGCTGTAACGCGCGGACTATCAACAGTTGTGTTCGAAATGCAAGACTTTGCAGCAGGAACATCAAGCCGCTCAACAAAACTTGTACATGGCGGTTTACGTTATTTAAAACAATTTGAAGTGAAGATGGTAGCAGAAGTAGGGAAAGAGCGTGCAATTGTATATGAGAACGGTCCCCATGTAACAACACCTGAGTGGATGCTACTTCCATTCCATAAGGGCGGTACATTTGGTGCATTTACAACATCAATCGGTCTTCGCGTATATGACTTCTTAGCGGGAGTAAA
The window above is part of the Bacillus cytotoxicus NVH 391-98 genome. Proteins encoded here:
- a CDS encoding sporulation YhaL family protein, which codes for METLPWWIYLVIIGIVVSGYMVLYTSKKEQEIDNEFIEKEGEVYMKRLEEERERRNQESDKDSVLL
- a CDS encoding glycerol-3-phosphate responsive antiterminator, which gives rise to MEFHEQKILPAVRQIKDLEKLVHSSYEYIVILDIHIGQLKSVVKLAKQYEKKVFLHVDLIHGLQSDGHATEFLCQEYKPYGLLSTKASVIMKAKQKGVVAIQRIFLIDSSAMEKSCHLLGKTKPDYIEVLPGALTDMIAEVRDRTGIPILAGGFIRTVADVERALEAGATAITTSKKELWKHFQKK
- a CDS encoding MIP/aquaporin family protein, producing the protein MSAFLGELIGTALLIVLGGGVCAGVSLKKSFAKDSGWIVITMGWGLAVAVAAYAVGSISGAHLNPALTIGLAFKGTFPWSDVPGYIVAQMIGAIIGAVIVYLHYLPHWKETEDPGAKLGVFATGPAIPNTFANLLSEMIGTFVLVFGILAIGANKFADGLNPFIVGFLIVSIGLSLGGTTGYAINPARDLGPRIAHFFLPIAGKGGSNWKYAWIPVVGPILGGSLAGVFHQVVFEEKQNAALIYVVIATVIILALSYIAGKKNRNDTNSRKVA
- the glpK gene encoding glycerol kinase GlpK, whose translation is METYILSLDQGTTSSRAILFNKKGEIVHSAQKEFTQYFPKPGWVEHNAQEIWGSILAVIATCLSEADVKPEQIAGIGITNQRETAVVWEKATGKPVYNAIVWQSRQTAEICEELKEKGYGDMVREKTGLLIDAYFSGTKVKWILDNVEGAREKAERGELLFGTIDTWLVWKLSGGKAHVTDYSNASRTLMFNIHDLKWDDELLEILTVPKSMLPEVRPSSEVYGHTVDYHFFSQNVPIAGVAGDQQAALFGQACFSEGMAKNTYGTGCFMLMNTGETAVNSNHGLLTTIAWGLNGKVNYALEGSIFVAGSAIQWLRDGMRMVNDASESEEYASRVESTDGVYVVPAFVGLGTPYWDSEVRGAVFGVTRGTTKEHFIRATLESLGYQTRDVLCAMEADSGIELKTLRVDGGAVKNNFLMQFQSDMLQVPVERPMISETTALGAAYLAGLAVGYWESQEEIKAQWDMDRSFTPEMEKERSEELYSGWKKAIEATKAFK